A single region of the Chryseobacterium sp. 6424 genome encodes:
- the rpoC gene encoding DNA-directed RNA polymerase subunit beta' yields the protein MSNKNKTSNFSKITIGLASPESILQDSRGEVLKPETINYRTHKPERDGLFCEKIFGPVKDYECACGKYKRIRYKGIVCDRCGVEVTEKKVRRERIGHIGLVVPVAHIWYFRSLPNKIGYLLGLPSKKLDMIIYYERYVVIQAGIAKKPDGSDFDDKEFLTEEEYLDIMDTLPAENQYLDDSDPNKFVAKMGAEAVEELLKRIDLDTLSFDLRHKAHNESSKQRRTEALKRLNVVEAIRGANTRMINRPEWMIMRVLPVIPPELRPLVPLDGGRFATSDLNDLYRRVIIRNNRLKRLLEIKAPEVILRNEKRMLQEAVDSLFDNTRKSSAVKSESNRPLKSLSDSLKGKQGRFRQNLLGKRVDYSARSVIVVGPNLQLHECGIPKDMAAELYKPFIIRKLIERGIVKTVKSAKRIIDRKEPVVYDILENVMKGHPVLLNRAPTLHRLGIQAFQPKMIEGKAIQLHPLVTTAFNADFDGDQMAVHLPLGPEAILEAQLLMLGSQNILNPANGSPITVPSQDMVLGLYFMTKEASSTDEVKIKGEGLAFYSPEEVEIAYAEGQVSLNAKVRCRLPVKENGEITTKLIDTTVGRILFNQIVPKQVGYINELLTKKSLRNVIGRILADTDFPTTVKFLDDMKDLGYSNAFKGGLSFSLGDIVIPEEKKTMIEQAVENVDEIKANYNMGLITDTERYNQVIDVWTNTNAGLTEMIMSRMKTDQGGFNSVYMMLDSGARGSKEQIRQLSGMRGLMAKPQKAGSTGAEIIENPIVANFKEGLSILEYFISTHGARKGLADTALKTADAGYLTRRLVDVAQDVIITEDDCGTLRGTEISPLKKNDEIVERLAERILGRVSLHNVYDPETDEVLANADELIDESLARKIENAGIELVEVRSPLTCETKKGICAKCYGRNLATGKPIHMGEAVGVIAAQSIGEPGTQLTLRTFHQGGTAGNISENPSIVARRDGIVEMDEVRTVTSENEEGKTAEILVSRSTEFRLVADNAARTPLMVANVPYGSELLVKPGDKVKKGDTIAKWDPYNAVIIAESAGKVEYEDIIQGVSFALEIDEQTGFEEKVISESRNKKAVPTLKVVDSKGVEQKAYNLPVGAHLMVNDGEKIKAGKVLIKIPRKSAKSGDITGGLPRVTELFEARNPSNPAVVTEIDGVVSYGKIKRGNRELIVEAKTGEISKYLVKLSNQILVQENDFVRAGSPLSDGSITPDDILKIKGPTAVQEYLVNEIQEVYRLQGVKIDDKHFEIIVRQMMTKVEIVDGGDTQFLEGALEHKFDFLEENNRVFGLKVVTDAGDSKEFKPGQMITARELRDENSKLKREDLALVEVREALPATATPVLQGITRAALQTKSFMSAASFQETTKVLNEAAVSGKVDYLTGLKENVIVGHRIPAGTGLKDYQNIIVGSKKEFEDIN from the coding sequence ATGTCAAATAAAAATAAAACAAGTAATTTCAGTAAAATTACGATCGGTCTTGCTTCACCAGAGTCCATTCTTCAGGATTCAAGAGGAGAAGTTTTAAAGCCCGAAACCATCAACTACAGAACCCACAAGCCAGAAAGAGACGGTTTGTTCTGCGAGAAAATCTTCGGTCCTGTTAAGGATTACGAATGTGCCTGCGGAAAATACAAGCGTATCCGTTATAAAGGAATCGTTTGTGACCGTTGTGGGGTAGAGGTTACCGAGAAAAAAGTTCGTAGAGAGCGTATCGGCCATATTGGTTTGGTAGTTCCTGTGGCTCACATCTGGTATTTCCGTTCGTTACCAAATAAAATCGGATACCTTTTAGGTTTACCTTCCAAGAAACTCGACATGATTATCTATTATGAAAGATATGTCGTTATCCAGGCAGGTATCGCTAAAAAACCAGACGGTTCAGACTTCGATGATAAAGAATTCTTAACAGAAGAAGAGTACCTGGATATCATGGATACCCTTCCTGCAGAAAACCAATATCTGGATGATTCTGATCCTAATAAATTCGTTGCTAAAATGGGAGCGGAGGCAGTAGAAGAATTGTTAAAGAGAATCGATCTTGATACTCTTTCCTTCGACCTACGTCACAAAGCACACAACGAGTCATCAAAACAAAGAAGAACAGAAGCATTAAAAAGATTAAATGTTGTTGAAGCCATCCGTGGTGCAAACACCAGAATGATTAACCGTCCGGAATGGATGATTATGCGTGTTCTTCCAGTAATACCACCAGAATTGAGACCATTGGTTCCTTTGGATGGTGGACGTTTTGCAACTTCTGATTTAAATGATCTTTACCGTCGTGTAATCATCAGAAACAACCGTTTGAAGAGACTTTTAGAGATCAAAGCTCCTGAAGTAATCTTAAGAAACGAGAAGCGTATGCTTCAAGAGGCGGTAGATTCTCTTTTCGATAATACCAGAAAATCTTCAGCGGTAAAATCTGAATCTAACAGACCATTGAAATCGCTTTCAGATTCATTGAAAGGAAAGCAAGGTCGTTTCCGTCAAAACTTATTGGGTAAACGTGTAGATTACTCGGCGCGTTCGGTAATTGTTGTAGGTCCAAACCTTCAACTTCACGAGTGTGGTATCCCAAAAGATATGGCAGCAGAACTTTACAAACCGTTTATCATTAGAAAACTAATCGAAAGAGGTATTGTAAAAACTGTAAAATCAGCAAAAAGAATCATTGACAGAAAAGAACCTGTTGTATATGATATCTTAGAAAACGTGATGAAAGGTCACCCGGTTCTTCTAAACAGGGCACCTACGCTTCACAGACTTGGTATCCAGGCCTTTCAGCCAAAAATGATTGAAGGAAAAGCGATTCAGCTTCACCCATTGGTAACTACGGCATTCAACGCGGATTTCGATGGTGACCAGATGGCGGTACACTTACCATTAGGGCCAGAAGCCATCCTTGAAGCTCAGTTATTAATGCTAGGTTCTCAGAATATTTTGAACCCTGCAAATGGTTCTCCTATTACCGTACCTTCTCAGGACATGGTATTGGGTCTATATTTCATGACCAAAGAAGCCTCTTCAACGGACGAAGTTAAAATTAAAGGAGAAGGTCTTGCATTCTATTCACCCGAAGAAGTAGAAATCGCTTACGCAGAAGGACAAGTTTCCTTAAATGCAAAAGTTAGATGTCGTCTTCCGGTTAAAGAAAATGGTGAGATTACTACTAAACTTATTGATACAACTGTTGGTAGAATTTTATTCAACCAAATTGTACCAAAGCAGGTAGGTTATATCAACGAACTTCTTACTAAGAAGTCTTTGAGAAATGTAATTGGTAGAATCTTAGCAGACACCGACTTCCCAACTACGGTGAAGTTCTTGGATGATATGAAAGACTTAGGTTATTCAAACGCATTCAAGGGTGGACTTTCGTTCTCTTTGGGTGATATTGTGATTCCGGAAGAAAAGAAAACTATGATCGAGCAGGCGGTAGAAAACGTAGACGAAATTAAGGCCAACTATAACATGGGTCTTATTACAGATACAGAACGTTATAACCAGGTAATTGACGTTTGGACCAACACCAACGCCGGATTGACCGAGATGATTATGAGCAGAATGAAAACCGACCAAGGTGGGTTCAATTCAGTTTATATGATGCTTGATTCCGGTGCGAGGGGTTCCAAAGAACAGATTCGTCAGCTTTCCGGAATGCGTGGATTGATGGCCAAGCCTCAAAAAGCAGGTTCTACAGGCGCGGAAATTATTGAAAACCCGATTGTAGCGAACTTTAAGGAAGGTCTTTCAATTCTTGAGTACTTTATCTCCACCCACGGTGCACGTAAAGGTCTTGCGGATACCGCTCTTAAAACTGCCGATGCTGGTTACCTGACCAGAAGATTGGTAGACGTTGCGCAGGATGTCATCATCACTGAAGACGACTGTGGAACTTTAAGAGGTACTGAAATCTCTCCGTTAAAGAAAAACGACGAAATCGTAGAGCGACTTGCCGAAAGAATCTTAGGTAGAGTTTCTTTACATAATGTGTACGATCCTGAAACAGATGAAGTTCTTGCCAATGCTGACGAATTGATCGATGAATCATTAGCAAGAAAAATCGAGAACGCAGGTATTGAACTGGTAGAAGTTCGTTCACCATTGACCTGTGAGACCAAAAAAGGAATCTGCGCGAAATGTTACGGACGTAACCTTGCGACAGGTAAACCAATTCATATGGGTGAAGCTGTTGGGGTTATCGCTGCACAGTCTATTGGTGAACCGGGAACTCAGCTTACGCTGAGAACCTTCCACCAGGGTGGTACCGCGGGTAACATCTCTGAAAATCCATCGATCGTTGCACGTCGCGACGGTATCGTGGAAATGGACGAGGTGAGAACCGTAACTTCTGAAAATGAAGAAGGTAAAACTGCTGAAATCCTTGTTTCGCGTTCAACTGAATTCCGTTTGGTTGCTGATAATGCTGCACGTACGCCGCTGATGGTAGCTAACGTACCTTATGGTTCCGAACTATTGGTGAAACCTGGCGATAAAGTGAAAAAAGGCGATACCATTGCGAAATGGGATCCGTATAACGCGGTAATCATTGCTGAATCTGCCGGTAAAGTAGAGTACGAGGACATCATTCAGGGGGTTTCATTCGCGCTGGAGATCGATGAGCAGACAGGTTTCGAGGAGAAAGTAATTTCAGAATCCAGAAACAAGAAAGCCGTACCTACCCTGAAAGTAGTAGATTCTAAAGGTGTAGAGCAAAAAGCCTACAACCTTCCGGTGGGTGCCCACTTGATGGTAAATGATGGCGAGAAAATCAAGGCCGGTAAAGTCCTGATCAAGATTCCGCGTAAATCCGCGAAATCCGGCGATATCACGGGTGGTCTTCCAAGAGTTACGGAACTTTTCGAAGCGCGTAACCCTTCCAACCCTGCTGTAGTAACAGAAATCGACGGTGTAGTTTCTTACGGTAAAATCAAGCGTGGTAACCGCGAATTGATCGTAGAGGCAAAAACCGGAGAAATCTCCAAGTACTTGGTGAAACTTTCAAACCAGATCCTGGTGCAGGAAAACGACTTCGTAAGAGCAGGTTCACCACTTTCCGATGGGTCCATCACGCCGGACGACATCCTGAAAATCAAAGGCCCAACAGCCGTTCAGGAATACCTTGTTAACGAGATCCAGGAAGTTTACCGACTTCAGGGAGTAAAGATCGATGACAAGCACTTCGAGATTATCGTTCGTCAGATGATGACCAAAGTTGAGATCGTGGACGGTGGTGATACACAGTTCCTTGAAGGTGCATTAGAACACAAATTCGACTTCCTTGAGGAAAACAACCGCGTATTCGGACTGAAAGTAGTGACTGATGCAGGTGATTCGAAAGAATTCAAGCCAGGTCAGATGATCACTGCCAGAGAACTTCGTGACGAGAATTCTAAACTGAAACGTGAAGATTTAGCCCTGGTAGAAGTGCGCGAAGCATTGCCTGCAACGGCGACACCGGTTCTTCAGGGGATCACCAGAGCGGCGCTTCAGACCAAATCGTTCATGTCGGCAGCTTCCTTCCAGGAGACGACCAAAGTGCTTAATGAGGCTGCAGTTTCCGGGAAAGTAGACTACCTGACTGGTCTGAAAGAAAACGTAATCGTAGGTCACAGAATCCCTGCGGGTACAGGTCTGAAAGACTATCAGAACATCATCGTAGGTTCCAAGAAAGAGTTCGAGGACATCAACTAA
- the rplJ gene encoding 50S ribosomal protein L10: MTKEDKVLVIQEIKEMLQDAKVVYVANLEGMNAAATSDFRRQAFKQNISLKVVKNTLLQKAMEQIEGVDYSEMFESFKGNSALMISETANAPAKLIQNFRKKAEIPALKAAYLQETIYVGDENLGTLANIKSREEMIGEIIGLLQSPIRNVLSALQNKEEATGKAEEAAPAEETPAAEAAPEASADATEAPSAE; this comes from the coding sequence ATGACAAAAGAAGATAAAGTATTAGTAATACAAGAAATTAAAGAAATGCTACAGGACGCCAAAGTGGTGTATGTAGCAAATCTTGAAGGAATGAATGCTGCTGCGACTTCAGATTTCAGAAGACAGGCGTTCAAGCAGAATATTTCTCTTAAAGTAGTAAAAAACACGCTTCTTCAAAAAGCGATGGAGCAGATCGAAGGAGTAGATTACTCTGAAATGTTCGAAAGCTTCAAAGGAAACTCAGCACTTATGATTTCTGAGACCGCTAACGCTCCGGCGAAACTGATCCAGAACTTCAGAAAGAAAGCAGAAATCCCTGCTTTGAAAGCAGCTTACCTTCAGGAGACTATTTATGTGGGTGATGAGAACCTCGGAACGCTTGCAAACATCAAGTCTAGAGAAGAAATGATTGGAGAAATCATCGGATTACTTCAGTCACCAATCAGAAACGTACTTTCTGCACTTCAAAACAAAGAAGAAGCAACAGGAAAAGCTGAAGAAGCGGCTCCGGCAGAAGAAACCCCAGCTGCAGAGGCTGCTCCGGAAGCAAGCGCTGACGCTACAGAAGCACCAAGTGCAGAGTAA
- the rplL gene encoding 50S ribosomal protein L7/L12 — MSDLKNLAETLVNLTVKDVNELATILKDEYGIEPAAATIVAAAGGGGEAAEEKTEFDVILKAAGASKLAVVKLVKDLTGAGLKEAKDMVDGAPAPIKQGISKDEAEALKKQLEEAGAEVELK, encoded by the coding sequence ATGTCAGATTTAAAAAACTTAGCGGAAACGCTTGTAAACCTTACTGTAAAAGACGTAAACGAGTTGGCAACTATCCTTAAGGATGAGTATGGTATCGAGCCTGCTGCTGCAACTATAGTTGCTGCTGCTGGTGGTGGTGGTGAAGCTGCTGAAGAAAAAACAGAATTCGATGTAATTCTTAAAGCTGCAGGTGCTTCTAAATTAGCTGTAGTTAAATTGGTAAAAGATTTAACTGGTGCCGGTCTTAAAGAAGCTAAAGATATGGTAGATGGTGCTCCTGCTCCAATCAAGCAAGGCATCTCCAAAGACGAAGCTGAAGCTCTTAAGAAGCAACTTGAAGAAGCCGGTGCTGAAGTAGAATTGAAATAA
- the nusG gene encoding transcription termination/antitermination protein NusG yields the protein MSDLKWYVLKSISGQENKVKTYIENEMKHHGFENFVTQVVIPMEKVIQMRNGKKVPKERPYYPGYLMVEANLVGEIPHIIKNIPGVISFLSLTKGGDPVPMRKSEVNRMLGRMDELSEFAVDAGIPFVVGENVKVIDGPFNGFNGTIEKIHEDKKKVEVSVMIFGRKTPMELNYMQVDKV from the coding sequence ATGAGTGACTTGAAATGGTATGTGCTGAAGTCCATCAGCGGCCAGGAAAATAAGGTGAAAACCTATATCGAAAACGAAATGAAACATCATGGTTTTGAAAATTTCGTTACGCAGGTGGTCATTCCTATGGAAAAAGTAATACAGATGCGCAATGGTAAGAAGGTGCCAAAAGAGCGCCCTTATTACCCAGGCTATCTGATGGTAGAAGCCAACCTGGTAGGTGAAATTCCGCACATCATTAAAAATATCCCTGGTGTTATCTCTTTCTTAAGTTTAACAAAAGGTGGCGACCCGGTACCGATGCGTAAATCTGAGGTTAACAGAATGCTCGGCAGAATGGATGAACTTTCAGAATTTGCAGTTGATGCAGGTATCCCATTCGTAGTAGGTGAAAATGTAAAAGTAATCGATGGTCCTTTCAATGGATTTAACGGTACCATAGAGAAGATCCATGAAGACAAGAAGAAAGTAGAAGTTTCTGTAATGATCTTCGGTAGAAAAACACCAATGGAGCTTAACTACATGCAGGTAGACAAAGTGTAA
- the rplA gene encoding 50S ribosomal protein L1 → MAKLTKKQKEAVSKIEKNKVYTLDEASALVKEVNFEKFDASVDIAVRLGVDPRKANQMVRGVVSLPHGTGKDIKVLALVTPDKEAEAKEAGADYVGLDEYLQKIKDGWTDVDVIVTMPAVMGKLGPLGRVLGPRGLMPNPKSGTVTMEIGKAVSEVKAGKIDFKVDKYGIIHAGIGKVSFDAAKIKENAQELVQTLIKLKPTAAKGTYVKSIYLSSTMSPGIAIDTKSVN, encoded by the coding sequence ATGGCAAAATTGACGAAAAAGCAAAAAGAAGCGGTAAGCAAAATTGAAAAAAACAAAGTATATACGCTTGACGAAGCTTCTGCTTTAGTGAAAGAAGTGAACTTTGAAAAGTTTGACGCTTCTGTAGATATCGCGGTTAGATTGGGTGTAGATCCAAGAAAAGCAAACCAAATGGTAAGAGGTGTAGTATCTCTTCCACACGGTACAGGTAAAGATATTAAAGTTCTTGCTCTTGTAACACCAGACAAAGAAGCTGAAGCTAAAGAAGCGGGAGCAGATTATGTAGGGTTAGATGAGTACTTACAGAAAATAAAAGACGGTTGGACAGATGTTGACGTTATCGTTACCATGCCGGCTGTAATGGGTAAACTAGGTCCGTTAGGTAGAGTGTTAGGTCCAAGAGGTCTTATGCCAAACCCTAAGTCGGGTACAGTAACCATGGAGATCGGTAAGGCAGTTTCAGAAGTGAAAGCTGGTAAGATCGACTTCAAAGTAGATAAATATGGTATCATCCACGCTGGTATTGGTAAAGTGTCTTTCGATGCTGCCAAAATCAAAGAAAACGCGCAGGAGCTGGTACAGACTTTAATTAAACTGAAGCCTACCGCAGCTAAAGGTACTTATGTGAAAAGTATTTACTTGTCTTCTACCATGAGTCCAGGTATTGCAATCGATACTAAATCTGTAAACTAA
- the rpoB gene encoding DNA-directed RNA polymerase subunit beta has product MSKSKAVAKTQGNERINFSAAKGKIETPDFLDIQIQSFKEFFQLDTLPEQRVNETLYKTFEENFPITDSRNQFVLEFLDYLVDSPRYSIDECVERGLTYSVPLKARLKLYCTDPEHEDFQTVVQDVYLGPVPYMTPSGSFIINGAERVIVTQLHRSPGVFFGQTYHANGTKLYYSRIIPFKGSWMEFTTDINSVMYAYIDRKKKLPLTTLLRAIGFESDKDILQIFDLAEEVKVSKAALKKVEGRTLAARVLNTWFEDFVDEDTGEVVSIERNEIILDRETILEKEHLDLILDAGVKSILIHKENSNEFSIIQNTLQKDPTNSEKEAVEYIYRQLRNADPPDEETARGIIEKLFFSEQRYSLGEVGRYRLNKKLGLNIPENTEVLTKEDIISIVRHLIELVNSKAEVDDIDHLSNRRIKTVGEQLAGQFGVGLSRIARTIRERMNVRDNEIFTPIDLVNAKTLTSVINSFFGTNQLSQFMDQTNPLSEITHKRRLSALGPGGLSRERAGFEVRDVHHTHYGRICPIETPEGPNIGLISSLGIYAKINNLGFIETPYRKVTDGKVDLKTPAVFLNAEDEEDKVIAQANVEMNEDGTISTDRVIARLDGDYPVVEPQQVDLIDVAPNQISGISASLIPFLEHDDANRALMGSNMMRQAVPLLKPQAPIVGTGLEDQVARDSRILINAEGNGTVEYVDADKITIKYERSEDDDLVSFESATKTYKLTKFRKTNQSTTITLRPNVRVGDKVQKGQVLCDGYATENGELALGRNLVVAFMPWKGYNFEDAIVINEKVVREDWFTSIHVDEYSLEVRDTKLGMEELTADIPNVSEEATKDLDENGMIRIGAEVKPGDIMIGKITPKGESDPTPEEKLLRAIFGDKAGDVKDASLKADSSLRGVVINKKLFSRNIKDKKKRTEEKLKLEEIENTYKAKFDQLRNTLLEKLGTLVNGKTSQGVNNDLDEEIIGKGAKFTTKLLQSVEDYVNVSGADWTVDADKNELIKQLIHNYKIKYNDIQGVKNREKFAISIGDELPAGIIKLAKVYIAKKRKLNVGDKMAGRHGNKGIVSRIVREEDMPFLEDGTPVDIVLNPLGVPSRMNIGQIYETVLGWAGQKLGMKFATPIFDGASLEQITEYTEQAGLPKFGSTYLYDGGTGERFTQPATVGVIYMLKLGHMVDDKMHARSIGPYSLITQQPLGGKAQFGGQRFGEMEVWALEAFGASNILREILTVKSDDVIGRAKTYEAIAKGEAMPEPGIPESFNVLLHELQGLGLDVRLEE; this is encoded by the coding sequence ATGAGTAAATCTAAAGCCGTCGCTAAAACTCAGGGAAATGAAAGAATCAATTTCTCCGCTGCAAAGGGAAAAATTGAGACTCCTGACTTTTTGGACATTCAGATCCAGTCATTCAAAGAATTTTTCCAGTTGGATACCCTGCCGGAACAGAGAGTAAACGAAACGCTCTACAAAACCTTTGAAGAAAACTTCCCGATTACAGACTCCCGAAACCAGTTTGTGTTGGAATTCCTGGATTATTTGGTTGATTCACCACGCTACTCTATCGACGAGTGTGTGGAAAGAGGACTGACGTATTCAGTTCCCCTCAAAGCCCGACTAAAACTTTACTGTACAGACCCTGAACATGAAGATTTTCAGACGGTTGTACAGGATGTGTATTTAGGTCCGGTTCCTTATATGACGCCTTCCGGATCATTTATCATCAATGGTGCTGAACGTGTTATCGTTACTCAGCTTCACCGTTCGCCGGGTGTGTTCTTCGGACAGACCTACCACGCAAACGGTACCAAGTTGTATTATTCCAGAATTATCCCTTTCAAAGGATCTTGGATGGAATTTACAACGGATATCAACAGCGTAATGTACGCGTATATCGACCGTAAGAAGAAATTACCGCTTACTACGCTATTGAGAGCGATCGGATTTGAATCTGATAAAGATATCCTTCAGATCTTTGACCTTGCAGAAGAAGTGAAAGTTTCTAAAGCAGCGTTGAAGAAAGTGGAAGGAAGAACTTTGGCTGCGAGAGTCTTGAACACCTGGTTTGAAGATTTCGTGGACGAAGATACTGGTGAAGTGGTTTCTATCGAAAGAAATGAGATCATCCTTGACCGTGAAACGATTCTTGAAAAAGAACATTTAGATCTTATCCTGGATGCTGGTGTGAAATCGATCCTGATTCACAAAGAAAATTCAAACGAATTCTCTATCATCCAGAATACCCTACAGAAAGACCCTACCAACTCCGAAAAAGAGGCAGTAGAATATATTTACCGTCAGCTTCGTAACGCAGATCCGCCAGATGAGGAAACTGCACGCGGAATCATCGAGAAACTGTTCTTCTCTGAGCAGCGTTATTCCCTGGGCGAAGTTGGCCGTTACAGACTGAACAAGAAATTAGGTTTGAATATTCCTGAAAACACGGAAGTTTTAACCAAGGAAGACATCATCTCGATCGTGAGACACCTGATCGAGTTGGTAAATTCTAAAGCAGAGGTTGATGATATTGACCACTTGTCGAACAGGAGGATTAAAACGGTAGGCGAGCAGCTTGCTGGTCAGTTCGGTGTAGGTCTTTCCAGAATCGCGAGAACGATCCGTGAGCGTATGAACGTTCGTGATAACGAAATCTTTACGCCAATTGACCTTGTGAACGCGAAAACATTAACATCGGTTATCAATTCATTCTTCGGTACCAACCAGCTTTCCCAGTTCATGGACCAAACCAACCCGCTGTCAGAAATTACGCACAAGCGTCGTCTTTCTGCCCTCGGACCTGGTGGTTTATCAAGAGAAAGAGCAGGTTTCGAGGTACGTGACGTTCACCATACGCACTATGGCCGAATCTGTCCGATCGAAACGCCTGAAGGACCAAACATTGGTTTGATTTCTTCTTTAGGAATCTATGCTAAGATCAACAACTTAGGATTTATTGAAACGCCTTACCGTAAGGTGACTGATGGTAAAGTGGATCTTAAGACTCCAGCCGTATTCTTGAATGCGGAAGACGAAGAAGATAAAGTGATCGCTCAGGCAAACGTTGAGATGAACGAAGACGGTACTATTTCTACTGACCGTGTAATTGCACGTTTGGATGGTGACTATCCGGTAGTGGAGCCTCAGCAGGTTGATCTGATCGACGTTGCACCAAACCAGATCTCAGGTATCTCCGCTTCATTGATTCCCTTCCTGGAACATGATGATGCGAACCGTGCGTTGATGGGATCTAACATGATGCGTCAGGCTGTTCCACTATTGAAGCCACAGGCACCGATTGTAGGTACAGGTCTGGAAGATCAGGTAGCCAGAGATTCACGTATTCTGATCAATGCCGAAGGAAACGGTACGGTAGAATATGTGGATGCTGATAAGATTACAATTAAGTACGAAAGAAGCGAGGATGACGATCTGGTATCGTTCGAATCGGCTACTAAGACATATAAACTTACCAAATTCAGAAAAACCAACCAGAGTACTACCATTACTTTGAGACCAAACGTAAGAGTTGGCGACAAAGTGCAGAAAGGTCAGGTTCTTTGCGACGGTTACGCAACTGAAAACGGTGAACTGGCATTGGGTAGAAACCTTGTGGTTGCCTTCATGCCTTGGAAGGGTTATAACTTTGAGGATGCAATCGTAATCAACGAAAAAGTTGTACGTGAAGACTGGTTTACCTCAATCCACGTAGATGAGTATTCTCTTGAAGTTCGTGATACCAAACTGGGTATGGAAGAACTTACAGCAGATATCCCGAATGTTTCTGAAGAAGCGACTAAGGACCTCGACGAAAACGGTATGATCCGTATCGGTGCTGAAGTGAAGCCTGGAGACATCATGATTGGTAAGATTACTCCAAAAGGTGAATCAGACCCAACTCCGGAAGAGAAACTTCTCCGCGCGATCTTCGGTGACAAAGCCGGTGACGTGAAAGATGCTTCTTTGAAGGCAGATTCATCATTGAGAGGTGTGGTAATCAACAAAAAACTCTTCTCAAGAAACATTAAAGACAAGAAAAAGAGAACTGAAGAGAAGCTTAAACTCGAGGAAATCGAAAACACGTACAAAGCGAAATTCGATCAGTTGAGAAACACACTTCTTGAAAAACTCGGGACACTTGTGAACGGTAAGACTTCCCAGGGTGTGAACAACGACCTTGACGAAGAAATCATCGGAAAAGGTGCGAAGTTTACCACGAAACTACTTCAGAGCGTTGAAGATTACGTGAATGTAAGCGGAGCAGACTGGACCGTTGATGCCGATAAGAACGAGCTGATCAAGCAATTGATCCACAACTACAAAATCAAGTATAACGACATCCAAGGAGTTAAAAACCGTGAGAAATTTGCAATTTCAATCGGGGACGAACTACCAGCAGGAATCATCAAATTGGCTAAAGTTTACATCGCTAAGAAACGTAAACTTAATGTAGGAGATAAAATGGCGGGTCGTCACGGTAACAAAGGTATCGTTTCCCGTATCGTTCGTGAAGAGGATATGCCATTCCTGGAAGACGGAACTCCAGTAGACATCGTATTGAACCCACTTGGGGTACCATCACGTATGAACATCGGTCAGATTTACGAAACTGTACTAGGATGGGCAGGCCAAAAGTTAGGAATGAAGTTCGCAACGCCAATCTTCGATGGTGCTAGTCTTGAGCAAATCACGGAATACACTGAGCAGGCAGGTTTACCGAAATTCGGTAGCACTTATCTATATGACGGTGGTACAGGTGAAAGATTTACGCAACCAGCTACAGTTGGGGTAATCTACATGCTGAAATTGGGTCACATGGTTGATGATAAGATGCACGCACGTTCTATCGGGCCATACTCACTTATCACTCAGCAGCCGCTTGGTGGTAAGGCACAGTTCGGTGGACAGCGTTTCGGAGAGATGGAGGTTTGGGCACTTGAAGCATTCGGTGCATCCAATATCCTTAGAGAAATCCTTACCGTGAAGTCGGATGACGTTATCGGTAGAGCAAAAACTTATGAAGCAATCGCGAAAGGTGAAGCAATGCCAGAACCTGGTATTCCGGAGTCTTTCAATGTATTGTTGCATGAATTGCAGGGTCTTGGACTTGATGTAAGACTGGAAGAATAA
- the rplK gene encoding 50S ribosomal protein L11, with amino-acid sequence MAKKVFKMVKLQVKGGAANPSPPVGPALGSAGVNIMEFCKQFNGRTQDKPGQVLPVVITVYEDKSFEFVIKTPPAAIQLMEAAKIKSGSGEPNRAKVGSVSWDQVKKIAEDKMTDLNCFTLDSALTMIAGTARSMGLRVTGTKPTNA; translated from the coding sequence ATGGCTAAAAAAGTCTTTAAAATGGTGAAGCTTCAGGTGAAGGGTGGCGCTGCTAACCCGTCTCCACCAGTAGGCCCGGCTTTGGGTTCTGCAGGTGTGAACATCATGGAGTTCTGTAAACAATTTAACGGAAGAACGCAAGATAAGCCAGGGCAAGTTTTGCCTGTAGTAATTACAGTATACGAAGACAAATCTTTTGAATTCGTTATCAAAACTCCACCTGCTGCGATCCAGTTAATGGAAGCTGCTAAGATCAAGTCTGGTTCTGGTGAGCCAAACAGAGCGAAAGTAGGTAGCGTAAGCTGGGATCAGGTAAAGAAAATCGCTGAAGATAAGATGACAGATCTTAACTGCTTCACGCTGGATTCTGCACTTACAATGATCGCAGGTACTGCAAGATCTATGGGATTGAGAGTAACAGGAACTAAACCCACTAACGCTTAA